The following proteins come from a genomic window of Nocardioides albertanoniae:
- a CDS encoding DUF4247 domain-containing protein yields MPDPNRKLIGWAVVAVCVVIVIVIASAIGGGNGGGSSPEKYLRKHFDHVRGSDPDSDSGIVFKDSASPAPVADKIAGGTDADENRADGSSHYLRYDDDWLVVVEPGNPSGSTITLYEYDRGYNHHVGVIGLWGWSSYYGRNSGGRDGGGSFRGGGSGFGK; encoded by the coding sequence GTGCCTGACCCGAACCGCAAGCTGATCGGCTGGGCGGTGGTCGCCGTGTGCGTCGTGATCGTCATCGTCATCGCCAGCGCGATCGGCGGTGGCAACGGAGGCGGCAGCAGCCCCGAGAAGTATCTGCGCAAGCACTTCGACCACGTGCGCGGCAGCGACCCCGACAGCGACTCCGGCATCGTCTTCAAGGACAGCGCCTCGCCGGCCCCGGTCGCCGACAAGATCGCCGGCGGCACCGACGCCGACGAGAACCGCGCGGACGGGTCGAGCCACTACCTGCGCTACGACGACGACTGGCTGGTCGTGGTCGAGCCGGGTAACCCCTCGGGCTCGACGATCACGCTCTACGAGTACGACCGCGGCTACAACCACCACGTCGGCGTGATCGGGCTGTGGGGCTGGAGCAGCTACTACGGCCGCAACAGCGGCGGACGCGACGGCGGCGGATCCTTCCGCGGCGGTGGCAGCGGATTCGGCAAATGA
- a CDS encoding DUF350 domain-containing protein — MTDLLSGLLSTVAFAALGLVLLVLGFYVIDLLTPGKLGQLIFVEHRRDPALLLGSSVIAIATIVATSIYTAETDTLAGFAATAAYGIAGIILLAVAFVVLDLITPGRLGELMTDDKDDPAIWVTVAVQLAVGVIVAASIT; from the coding sequence ATGACCGACCTGTTGAGCGGACTGCTGTCCACCGTCGCCTTCGCCGCCCTCGGGCTGGTCCTGCTGGTGCTCGGCTTCTATGTGATCGACCTGCTCACACCGGGCAAGCTGGGGCAGCTGATCTTCGTGGAGCATCGGCGTGACCCCGCGCTGCTGCTCGGCTCGTCGGTCATCGCGATCGCCACCATCGTGGCCACCTCGATCTACACCGCGGAGACGGACACGCTCGCCGGGTTCGCCGCGACCGCTGCGTACGGGATCGCCGGGATCATCCTGCTCGCGGTCGCGTTCGTGGTGCTCGACCTGATCACCCCGGGGCGGCTCGGTGAGCTGATGACCGACGACAAGGACGACCCGGCGATCTGGGTGACGGTCGCGGTGCAGCTCGCCGTGGGCGTGATCGTGGCGGCCTCGATCACGTGA
- a CDS encoding DEAD/DEAH box helicase, with protein MRVLTTTTGDLVRRLAAVPGREDRLAHLEKVPAREAVFADWPEWAAPEVVGAFTARGIERPWQHQAVAAEAAHDGSHVIVSTGTASGKSLAYQLPALTAIRDGRGRRGERGASVLYLAPTKALAQDQLTGLRDLGVDVRAVTHDGDSTREQRDWARDFGEYVLTNPDMLHRSLLPGHQRWASYFKSLRYVVIDECHHYRGVFGAHVSHVLRRLRRICALYGSSPTFVLASATVAEPAVAGERLVGLPVLPVTADRSPRGELSIALWQPPLTTYAGENGAPVRRAASAETADLLADLVSSDVRTLAFVRSRVGAEQVALTAAGELAEVDPSLPGRVASYRGGYLPEERRAIEASLRSGDLLGLAATNALELGIDISGLDAVVLAGYPGRRSAFWQQIGRAGRDAGDALSIMVARDDPLDTYLVTHPDALLGQPVEATVFDPANPYVVGPHLCAAAQEIPLTEPDLPLFGPGAQDILDNLVASGLLRKRPRGWYWTDRRRAADLADIRSSGGSQVQLVESETGRVVGTVDAASSHSSAHPGAVYVHRGETYLVHDLDLDEHIAVISRDDPGYSTSAREITEISIVAEREHAAWGECRLAYGDVDVTHQVVSFLRRRQPSGEVMGEELLDLPERTLRTAAVWWTVPASALEAAGLSSADIPGAAHAAEHCSIGLLPLIATCDRWDIGGVSTASHADTGMLTVFVYDGHPGGAGFSERGFHAAKEWLGATLETIETCECDDGCPSCVQSPKCGNQNNPLDKQGAIVLLRLLLAE; from the coding sequence ATGCGGGTGTTGACGACGACGACCGGTGACCTCGTGCGCCGGCTCGCCGCCGTCCCGGGTCGGGAGGACCGGCTCGCCCATCTCGAGAAGGTGCCCGCGCGGGAGGCCGTCTTCGCCGACTGGCCGGAGTGGGCCGCCCCGGAGGTGGTCGGCGCCTTCACCGCCCGCGGGATCGAGCGGCCCTGGCAGCATCAGGCGGTTGCCGCCGAGGCTGCCCATGACGGCAGCCATGTCATCGTCTCGACCGGCACCGCGTCGGGAAAGTCGCTGGCCTACCAGCTCCCTGCACTGACCGCGATCCGCGACGGCCGGGGGCGGCGTGGCGAGCGTGGGGCGAGCGTGCTCTATCTCGCCCCGACCAAGGCGCTCGCCCAGGACCAGCTGACCGGGCTGCGGGATCTGGGCGTCGACGTACGCGCGGTGACGCACGACGGCGACAGCACCCGCGAGCAGCGCGACTGGGCTCGCGACTTCGGCGAGTACGTCCTGACCAACCCCGACATGCTGCACCGTTCGCTGCTTCCCGGGCATCAGCGGTGGGCGTCCTACTTCAAGTCGCTGCGCTACGTCGTGATCGACGAGTGCCATCACTACCGCGGTGTCTTCGGCGCCCACGTGTCACACGTGCTGCGTCGCCTGCGCCGCATCTGCGCGCTCTACGGCTCCTCCCCTACGTTCGTCCTGGCCTCGGCGACGGTCGCCGAGCCGGCCGTGGCCGGGGAGCGACTCGTCGGGCTCCCGGTGCTCCCGGTGACCGCCGACCGCTCTCCTCGTGGCGAGCTCTCGATCGCACTGTGGCAGCCGCCGCTGACGACGTACGCCGGTGAGAACGGTGCTCCGGTGCGCCGCGCGGCTTCCGCCGAGACTGCCGATCTGCTCGCCGACCTGGTCTCCTCCGACGTACGCACGCTGGCGTTCGTACGCTCCCGGGTCGGTGCCGAGCAGGTCGCGCTGACCGCGGCGGGCGAGCTGGCCGAGGTCGACCCGTCGCTGCCGGGCCGGGTCGCCTCCTACCGCGGCGGCTACTTGCCCGAGGAGCGCCGGGCCATCGAGGCCTCGCTGCGCTCGGGTGACCTGTTGGGGTTGGCGGCGACCAACGCCCTCGAGCTCGGCATCGACATCAGCGGCCTCGACGCGGTCGTGCTGGCCGGCTATCCCGGCAGACGCTCGGCGTTCTGGCAGCAGATCGGTCGCGCGGGACGAGATGCGGGAGACGCGCTGAGCATCATGGTCGCGCGCGACGACCCGCTCGACACCTATCTCGTCACCCATCCGGACGCGCTTCTCGGGCAGCCTGTCGAAGCCACCGTCTTCGACCCGGCGAACCCGTATGTCGTCGGGCCGCATCTGTGCGCCGCCGCGCAGGAGATTCCGCTGACCGAGCCCGACCTTCCGCTGTTCGGGCCCGGCGCCCAGGACATCCTGGACAACCTGGTCGCCTCGGGGCTGCTGCGAAAGCGTCCGCGTGGTTGGTACTGGACCGACCGGCGGCGGGCCGCGGACCTCGCCGACATCCGCTCGTCGGGCGGGTCTCAGGTGCAGCTGGTGGAGTCGGAGACCGGTCGGGTCGTGGGCACCGTCGACGCGGCGAGCTCACACTCGAGCGCACACCCTGGCGCGGTCTACGTGCATCGTGGCGAGACCTATCTCGTGCACGACCTCGACCTGGACGAGCACATCGCGGTCATCTCCCGCGACGACCCCGGCTACTCGACCTCGGCTCGTGAGATCACGGAGATCTCGATCGTCGCCGAGCGCGAGCACGCTGCGTGGGGCGAGTGCCGGCTGGCCTACGGCGACGTCGACGTCACCCACCAGGTCGTCTCGTTCCTGCGCCGACGCCAGCCCAGCGGCGAGGTGATGGGCGAGGAGCTCCTCGATCTTCCAGAACGTACGCTGCGCACCGCCGCCGTGTGGTGGACCGTGCCCGCCTCGGCCCTCGAGGCAGCCGGGTTGTCGAGCGCCGACATCCCGGGTGCCGCCCACGCCGCCGAGCACTGCTCGATCGGGCTCCTCCCGCTGATCGCGACCTGCGACCGGTGGGACATCGGCGGGGTCAGCACCGCATCCCACGCGGACACCGGAATGCTCACCGTCTTCGTCTACGACGGCCACCCGGGCGGGGCCGGATTCTCCGAGCGCGGTTTCCATGCCGCCAAGGAGTGGCTGGGGGCCACCTTGGAGACCATCGAGACCTGCGAGTGCGACGACGGCTGCCCCTCCTGCGTGCAGTCGCCCAAGTGCGGAAACCAGAACAACCCCCTCGATAAGCAGGGCGCGATCGTGTTGTTGCGTCTGCTGCTGGCCGAATAG
- a CDS encoding DUF7059 domain-containing protein, producing MSDLPHRLRDALQQADFSYDSVAEVLGATAHSALSRNETLPGRRRTHGITPLETLIRLFLLQSTVPLDQAEAALPGLVDRLAVEGILEQSVGEVAARLDVRPYATDLTSLWVVSDLTPGLDGGPQRVGPEHVLGISPASTSLAQLTIRDQVGTALDLGTGCGVQALHLAAHSERVVATDVNQRALWITRFNAALNGVEERVEVRDGSFFEPVAGERFDLIATNPPFVISPATGERLVYRDSGLPGDRVVEDIVRAAPDMLTEGGWCQILGNWIISEDQPWDDRLEGWLGDEVDAFVVQREVLDPAAYVELWLKDSGHHGAENYLTRYDTWLSWFEEQKIEGVGFGWINLHRTDTANPTRELLEWPYDVEQPIAPALKAWGETARVEVTADSTLVLAEDVQQETLGQPGAEDPSTVILRQQRGLRRARQADTIEAAFAGACDGELSVGQILDALAQILERDPDVVRSSYLPIAQELVSEGFLRPGPAKGTPGPGA from the coding sequence GTGAGTGACCTTCCGCACCGCCTCCGCGACGCCCTCCAGCAGGCCGACTTCTCCTACGACTCCGTCGCCGAGGTGCTCGGCGCGACGGCGCACAGTGCACTGAGCCGCAACGAGACGCTGCCGGGCCGACGCCGCACCCACGGCATCACCCCGCTGGAGACCCTCATCCGGCTCTTCCTGCTGCAGTCGACGGTGCCCCTCGACCAAGCCGAGGCCGCTCTTCCCGGGCTCGTCGACAGGCTCGCCGTCGAGGGGATCCTGGAGCAGTCGGTCGGCGAGGTCGCGGCCCGCCTCGACGTACGTCCCTACGCCACCGACCTGACCTCGCTCTGGGTCGTCTCCGATCTCACCCCGGGCCTCGACGGTGGTCCGCAGCGCGTCGGCCCCGAGCACGTCCTGGGCATCAGCCCGGCCTCCACCTCCTTGGCGCAGCTGACCATCCGCGACCAGGTCGGCACGGCCCTCGACCTCGGCACCGGCTGCGGCGTGCAGGCGCTCCACCTCGCCGCCCACAGCGAACGGGTGGTCGCCACCGACGTCAACCAGCGTGCCCTGTGGATCACCAGGTTCAACGCCGCCCTCAACGGCGTGGAGGAGCGGGTCGAGGTGCGCGACGGATCGTTCTTCGAGCCCGTCGCAGGTGAGCGCTTCGACCTCATCGCGACCAACCCGCCCTTCGTGATCAGCCCGGCGACCGGCGAGCGACTCGTCTACCGCGACTCCGGCCTGCCCGGCGACCGCGTCGTCGAGGACATCGTCAGGGCCGCGCCCGACATGCTGACCGAGGGCGGCTGGTGTCAGATCCTGGGCAACTGGATCATCTCCGAGGACCAGCCCTGGGACGACCGTCTCGAAGGCTGGCTCGGCGACGAGGTCGACGCGTTCGTCGTGCAGCGCGAAGTGCTCGACCCGGCGGCGTACGTCGAGCTCTGGCTCAAGGACTCCGGCCATCACGGCGCCGAGAACTACCTGACCCGCTACGACACCTGGCTCTCGTGGTTCGAGGAGCAGAAGATCGAGGGGGTCGGGTTCGGCTGGATCAACCTGCACCGCACCGACACCGCCAACCCGACGCGCGAGCTCCTCGAGTGGCCGTACGACGTCGAGCAGCCGATCGCCCCGGCGCTGAAGGCCTGGGGCGAGACCGCCCGGGTCGAGGTCACCGCGGACTCCACGCTCGTGCTCGCCGAGGACGTGCAGCAGGAGACCCTCGGCCAGCCCGGCGCCGAGGACCCCAGCACCGTCATCCTCCGTCAGCAACGTGGCCTGCGCCGCGCCCGCCAGGCCGACACGATCGAGGCGGCGTTCGCGGGCGCGTGCGACGGCGAGCTGAGCGTCGGCCAGATCCTCGATGCGCTCGCGCAGATCCTCGAGCGCGACCCCGATGTGGTGCGCAGCAGCTATCTGCCGATCGCCCAGGAGCTCGTCAGCGAGGGCTTCCTCCGTCCTGGTCCCGCGAAAGGCACGCCTGGTCCCGGAGCCTGA
- a CDS encoding DUF2617 family protein, translating into MTLLDVPFADVRGDTLRWTLAPVRCTPLASRTVNLGTGLTVTLSVLGASHQVVVRHGEHPLLHETVACGIAEAAPLPGAHSGDGYRLRSHVSQVGPDELAERASALVTRLGGRTDAVVAHFPGDPHAVTALSLDRAEPAELTWRTWHTYPQTGEIVATTTSYRPKEVVSA; encoded by the coding sequence GTGACGCTCCTCGACGTCCCGTTCGCGGACGTCCGCGGCGACACCCTGCGCTGGACGCTCGCGCCGGTGCGGTGCACTCCCCTGGCCTCTCGAACGGTGAACCTCGGGACCGGGCTCACGGTCACGTTGAGCGTCCTGGGCGCCAGCCACCAGGTGGTCGTACGCCACGGAGAGCATCCGCTCCTGCACGAGACCGTCGCGTGCGGGATCGCCGAGGCCGCTCCCCTTCCCGGGGCGCACTCGGGCGACGGCTACCGGCTCCGGTCGCACGTCTCCCAGGTGGGGCCCGACGAGCTCGCCGAGCGAGCCTCCGCGCTCGTGACGCGGCTGGGCGGGCGTACGGATGCGGTGGTCGCCCACTTCCCGGGTGACCCGCACGCGGTGACCGCGCTGAGCCTCGACAGGGCCGAACCCGCGGAGCTCACCTGGCGCACCTGGCACACCTACCCACAGACCGGCGAGATCGTCGCCACCACCACCAGCTACCGGCCCAAGGAGGTCGTCAGTGCCTGA
- a CDS encoding DUF4178 domain-containing protein, whose protein sequence is MIYVLIVLLLAALAVAAYLLWRSRQQPAAQQEPDDFIGDQHKHASDQLRQLRNGDVVEYLGHNWFVRGRLDFDEHGYRWTEHMLDDAEGKKWLSIEDDEGFEVSLWHAIPLGDIEQGTVGDRDIIVGGVAYRLQEKGAAAFTATGATGTAPSGTAEYADYKAVDGKLLGFEKWGSNWEPSLGEVLQPFELTVYPSTDRPATLDDE, encoded by the coding sequence GTGATCTACGTCCTGATCGTCCTGCTGCTGGCCGCGCTCGCGGTCGCGGCCTATCTGCTCTGGAGGAGCAGGCAGCAGCCGGCAGCACAGCAGGAGCCCGACGACTTCATCGGTGACCAGCACAAGCACGCCTCCGACCAGCTGCGACAGCTGCGCAACGGCGACGTCGTCGAATATCTCGGCCACAACTGGTTCGTCCGCGGACGGCTCGACTTCGACGAGCACGGCTACCGCTGGACCGAGCACATGCTCGACGACGCCGAGGGCAAGAAGTGGCTCTCGATCGAGGACGACGAGGGCTTCGAGGTCTCGCTGTGGCACGCGATCCCTCTCGGCGACATCGAGCAAGGCACCGTCGGTGACCGCGACATCATCGTCGGCGGGGTCGCCTACCGGCTCCAGGAGAAGGGCGCGGCCGCCTTCACCGCTACCGGCGCGACCGGCACCGCACCTTCGGGCACGGCGGAGTACGCCGACTACAAGGCGGTCGACGGCAAGCTGCTCGGCTTCGAGAAGTGGGGCAGCAACTGGGAGCCGTCCCTCGGCGAGGTGCTGCAACCGTTCGAGCTGACCGTCTACCCCTCCACCGACCGGCCCGCCACCCTGGACGACGAGTGA
- the topA gene encoding type I DNA topoisomerase, whose amino-acid sequence MAHKLVIVESPAKAQKIGGYLGSGYVVEASVGHIRDLPQSAADTPAKIKDKPWGRFGVDVDNGFTPYYVVPSDKKKQISKLKSLLKDADELYLATDEDREGEAIAWHLLDELKPKKGIPVKRMVFHEITKPAILAAAENPRELDMDLVEAQESRRILDRLYGYEISPVLWKKVMPRLSAGRVQSVATRLVVDRERERIAFRTASYWDLAGTFDAGSDHDPRMFPAKITSIDGDRVARGSDFGPDGLLKSDKVVHLDRLRAEALVAGLEERTYEVRSVESKPYKRSPYAPFRTTTMQQEASRKLGMSASTTMSVAQRLYENGFITYMRTDSTTLSGDAIGAARAQVRELYGAEYLPDSPRTYASKVKNAQEAHEAIRPAGDSFRTPAQTGLTGEQFRLYELIWMRTVASQMKDAVGRSVAIRLGATATTGEDVVFSATGRVITFHGFLKAYVEGTDSAEQTSDDQQTRLPDLAEGDTVNAASLTADGHETKPPARYTEATLVRELEEREIGRPSTYASIIQTIINRGYVFKKGTALVPAWVAFSVVRLLEEHFPRQIDYRFTASMEEILDEIANGSKDMTTELGEFYFGSERVKGLKPLVDGLGDIDARELATFPVGEADSGVHLRVGRYGPYIEGPGDDGTPFAVRANVPDDLPPDELTLEKSKELFANPAGEEINLGVHPDTGLTIVAKSGRFGPYVTEQLPEDAKKGTKPRTASLFKSMSLQTIALDDAVKLLTLPRVVGTTAEGEDITAQNGRYGPYLKKGTDSRTLSSEDQLLTITLEEAEQIYSQPKQRGRAAAKPPLKEFGPDPVSGQPMVVKDGRFGAYVTDGEYNATLRAADDLETLTAERAAELLADKRAKGPAKKSTKRTTKKTAKKSTAKKTTTKKTAAKKSTAKKTTKKAAAKKA is encoded by the coding sequence GTGGCACACAAGTTGGTGATCGTCGAGTCCCCGGCGAAGGCACAGAAGATCGGTGGCTACCTCGGATCGGGGTATGTCGTCGAAGCCTCCGTGGGGCATATCCGCGACCTTCCGCAGAGCGCGGCAGACACCCCCGCGAAGATCAAGGACAAGCCGTGGGGACGCTTCGGCGTCGATGTCGACAACGGCTTCACTCCTTACTACGTCGTTCCCAGCGACAAGAAGAAGCAGATCTCCAAGCTCAAGTCGCTCCTCAAGGACGCCGACGAGCTCTACCTCGCCACCGATGAGGACCGGGAGGGCGAGGCGATCGCCTGGCACCTCCTCGACGAGCTGAAGCCCAAGAAGGGCATCCCGGTCAAGCGGATGGTCTTCCACGAGATCACCAAGCCTGCGATCCTCGCCGCCGCCGAGAACCCCCGCGAGCTCGACATGGACCTCGTCGAGGCCCAGGAGTCGCGCCGCATCCTCGACCGGCTCTACGGCTACGAGATCTCGCCGGTGCTGTGGAAGAAGGTCATGCCGCGGCTGAGCGCGGGGCGCGTCCAGTCGGTTGCGACCAGGCTCGTCGTCGACCGTGAGCGCGAGCGGATCGCCTTCCGCACCGCCTCCTACTGGGATCTCGCCGGCACCTTCGACGCCGGCTCCGACCACGACCCGCGGATGTTCCCGGCCAAGATCACCTCGATCGACGGCGACCGGGTGGCCCGCGGCTCCGACTTCGGCCCCGACGGTCTGCTGAAGAGTGACAAGGTCGTCCACCTCGACCGCCTCCGGGCAGAGGCGCTCGTCGCCGGTCTCGAGGAGCGGACCTACGAGGTCCGCAGCGTCGAGTCGAAGCCCTACAAGCGCAGCCCCTACGCCCCCTTCCGCACCACCACGATGCAGCAGGAGGCCAGCCGCAAGCTCGGGATGAGCGCGTCGACGACCATGTCGGTCGCGCAGCGTCTCTACGAGAACGGCTTCATCACCTACATGCGTACGGACTCGACGACGCTGAGCGGTGACGCCATCGGCGCCGCCCGTGCCCAGGTCCGCGAGCTCTACGGTGCCGAATACCTGCCCGACTCGCCCCGGACGTACGCCTCGAAGGTCAAGAACGCCCAGGAGGCTCACGAGGCGATCCGGCCGGCCGGTGACTCGTTCCGCACCCCTGCGCAGACCGGCCTGACCGGCGAGCAGTTCCGCCTCTACGAGCTCATCTGGATGCGCACCGTCGCCTCGCAGATGAAGGACGCCGTCGGCCGCTCGGTCGCGATCCGTCTGGGCGCCACCGCCACCACCGGTGAGGACGTCGTCTTCTCCGCGACCGGACGTGTGATCACCTTCCACGGCTTCCTGAAGGCGTACGTCGAGGGCACCGACTCCGCCGAGCAGACCTCCGACGACCAGCAGACCCGGCTCCCGGACCTGGCCGAGGGCGACACCGTCAACGCCGCCAGCCTCACCGCCGACGGCCACGAGACGAAGCCACCGGCGCGCTACACCGAGGCGACCCTGGTGCGTGAGCTGGAAGAGCGCGAGATCGGCCGCCCGTCGACCTACGCGAGCATCATCCAGACGATCATCAACCGCGGCTACGTCTTCAAGAAGGGCACCGCGCTGGTGCCGGCCTGGGTCGCGTTCTCCGTGGTCAGGCTGCTCGAGGAGCACTTCCCGCGGCAGATCGACTACCGGTTCACCGCGAGCATGGAGGAGATCCTCGACGAGATCGCCAACGGCTCGAAGGACATGACCACCGAGCTCGGCGAGTTCTACTTCGGCTCCGAGCGGGTCAAGGGCCTCAAGCCGCTGGTCGACGGTCTCGGCGACATCGACGCCCGCGAGCTGGCGACCTTCCCGGTCGGCGAGGCCGACTCCGGCGTCCACCTGCGGGTGGGCCGCTACGGTCCCTACATCGAGGGTCCCGGCGACGACGGCACCCCGTTCGCGGTGCGTGCCAACGTGCCCGACGACCTGCCGCCCGACGAGCTCACCCTGGAGAAGTCGAAGGAGCTCTTCGCCAACCCGGCCGGCGAGGAGATCAACCTCGGCGTCCACCCCGACACCGGTCTGACCATCGTCGCCAAGAGCGGCCGCTTCGGTCCGTACGTCACCGAGCAGCTTCCCGAGGACGCCAAGAAGGGCACCAAGCCGCGCACCGCCAGCCTCTTCAAGTCCATGTCGTTGCAGACGATCGCGCTCGACGACGCGGTCAAGCTGCTCACCCTGCCCCGGGTCGTCGGCACCACCGCCGAGGGTGAGGACATCACCGCCCAGAACGGTCGCTACGGGCCCTACCTGAAGAAGGGCACCGACTCACGCACGCTGAGCTCGGAGGACCAGCTGCTCACCATCACCCTCGAAGAGGCCGAGCAGATCTACTCCCAGCCGAAGCAGCGTGGCCGGGCCGCCGCGAAGCCGCCGCTCAAGGAGTTCGGCCCCGACCCGGTCTCCGGCCAGCCGATGGTGGTCAAGGACGGACGCTTCGGCGCCTACGTCACCGACGGTGAGTACAACGCCACCCTCCGCGCCGCCGACGACCTCGAGACCCTGACCGCCGAGCGCGCCGCCGAGCTGCTCGCCGACAAGCGCGCCAAGGGTCCGGCGAAGAAGTCGACCAAGCGCACGACGAAGAAGACAGCCAAGAAGTCGACCGCCAAGAAGACGACGACGAAGAAGACCGCGGCGAAGAAGTCGACCGCCAAGAAGACGACCAAGAAGGCTGCGGCGAAGAAGGCCTAG
- a CDS encoding polyamine aminopropyltransferase yields the protein MSLSLSSSPSLDSMPAGRAARLLVLAAVFVCAACGLVYELALVTLGSYLLGNSIAQTSLVIAVSMFAMGIGAVLAKPLTARPLRAFVGVEVALAAVGGASVPALYASFAWLHLYTPMMLLVTFLIGALVGAEIPLLMELLQRLRRQQASLAVADINAVDYVGALVGGLAFPFVLLPTLGLLVGTVATAALNVLAAWTVGVALAGSRRGRLAVSAVCGVLAIALGTTAVMADSFELNARQALFRDPIIHAERSDYQEIVVTRGAPFGPEFDDVRLFLDGDLQYSSLDEYRYHEMLVHPAMNGPHQRVLILGGGDGLAAREVLRYQSASSVTLVDLDPAVVSLARSFEPLKKQTHGSLEDPRLTYVADDAFSWVRDYSGAPFDVVIADFPDPDSTALAKLYSVENYTMIARLLAPAGRMVVQSGSPFFAPDAFWSVRHTLTEAGYRTTPYQADVPSFGNWGYVLASRGRTAPRLGLADDAPGGLRYASDAVLASAGTFPPDRAERPTSITTLLDPAILDYASKGWVGY from the coding sequence GTGAGTCTCTCGCTGTCGTCGTCGCCGTCGCTGGACTCGATGCCGGCGGGGCGAGCGGCGCGGTTGCTCGTGCTCGCCGCCGTGTTCGTCTGCGCGGCGTGCGGGCTTGTCTACGAGCTCGCCCTGGTGACGCTGGGCAGCTATCTGCTCGGCAACTCCATCGCGCAGACCTCGCTGGTGATCGCGGTGTCTATGTTCGCGATGGGCATCGGCGCGGTGCTCGCCAAGCCGCTCACCGCGCGGCCGTTGCGAGCGTTCGTCGGGGTGGAGGTCGCGCTGGCGGCGGTCGGTGGCGCCTCGGTGCCGGCGCTGTACGCCTCGTTCGCGTGGCTGCACCTCTACACGCCGATGATGCTGCTGGTGACCTTCCTGATCGGCGCCCTGGTCGGCGCCGAGATCCCGCTGCTGATGGAGCTGCTGCAGCGGCTGCGGCGTCAGCAGGCCTCGCTCGCGGTCGCCGACATCAACGCGGTCGACTACGTGGGCGCGCTGGTCGGTGGCCTCGCGTTCCCCTTCGTGCTGCTGCCGACGCTGGGGCTGCTGGTCGGCACCGTGGCGACGGCCGCCCTGAACGTGCTGGCCGCCTGGACGGTCGGCGTCGCGCTGGCCGGGTCGCGGCGCGGACGCCTCGCCGTCTCGGCGGTCTGTGGCGTGCTCGCGATCGCGCTCGGCACGACCGCGGTGATGGCCGACTCCTTCGAGCTCAACGCCCGGCAGGCGCTCTTCCGCGACCCGATCATCCACGCCGAGCGCTCGGACTACCAGGAGATCGTGGTGACCCGGGGCGCCCCGTTCGGACCGGAGTTCGACGACGTACGCCTCTTCCTCGACGGCGACCTGCAGTATTCGTCCCTCGACGAATATCGCTACCACGAGATGCTCGTCCATCCGGCGATGAACGGGCCGCACCAGCGGGTGCTGATCCTCGGCGGCGGCGACGGGCTCGCCGCGCGGGAGGTGCTGCGCTACCAGTCGGCCTCGTCGGTGACGCTGGTCGATCTCGACCCGGCCGTGGTGTCGCTGGCACGCTCCTTCGAGCCGTTGAAGAAGCAGACGCACGGATCGCTGGAGGACCCCCGCCTGACGTACGTCGCCGACGACGCGTTCTCCTGGGTGCGCGACTACTCGGGCGCGCCGTTCGACGTGGTCATCGCCGACTTCCCCGACCCCGACTCGACCGCGCTGGCCAAGCTCTACTCGGTCGAGAACTACACCATGATCGCGCGGCTGCTCGCTCCCGCCGGGCGGATGGTCGTGCAGTCGGGCAGCCCGTTCTTCGCGCCCGACGCGTTCTGGTCGGTGCGCCACACCCTGACCGAAGCCGGCTACCGGACGACCCCCTACCAGGCCGACGTGCCGTCGTTCGGCAACTGGGGCTACGTGCTCGCCTCGCGCGGCCGCACGGCCCCCCGGCTCGGGCTCGCCGACGACGCTCCCGGCGGACTGCGCTACGCCAGCGACGCCGTGCTCGCCTCCGCCGGGACGTTCCCGCCCGACCGCGCCGAGCGCCCCACCTCGATCACCACGCTCCTCGACCCGGCGATCCTCGACTACGCCAGCAAGGGCTGGGTCGGCTACTGA
- a CDS encoding anti-sigma factor antagonist, whose protein sequence is MDLTLATRELDSATVVAVGGEIDVYTAPKLRDKITELVAQGRYDIVVDLEAVEFLDSTGLGVLVGGLKKVRANQGMLRLVCTQERLLKIFRITGLAKVFDIHASAEGAATR, encoded by the coding sequence GTGGATCTGACGCTTGCGACTCGCGAGCTCGACTCGGCCACCGTTGTGGCCGTGGGCGGCGAGATCGACGTCTACACCGCGCCGAAGCTGAGAGACAAGATCACCGAGCTCGTCGCGCAGGGCCGCTACGACATCGTCGTCGACCTAGAAGCCGTCGAGTTCCTCGACTCCACCGGCCTCGGTGTGCTGGTCGGCGGTCTGAAGAAGGTGCGTGCCAACCAGGGCATGCTTCGCCTCGTCTGCACTCAGGAGCGTCTGCTCAAGATCTTCCGCATCACCGGTCTCGCCAAGGTCTTCGACATCCACGCCAGCGCCGAGGGCGCAGCGACGCGCTGA